In Oreochromis niloticus isolate F11D_XX linkage group LG5, O_niloticus_UMD_NMBU, whole genome shotgun sequence, a single window of DNA contains:
- the tgm2b gene encoding protein-glutamine gamma-glutamyltransferase 2: protein MAQALDIDRWNLECEFNNTDHRTNLNGIDRLIVRRGQPFSISLYLRSGSYQPGVSSLDCVAETGPQPSEQYGTRASFGLSASIDTSRWSAAVASPPGDMVALLICSAPDAPIGRYTLTLGHSARIEFILLFNPWCPGDAVYMDNEQNLAEYVLAQDGIIFRGAYKHPIPTPWNFGQFESGILDVCLKILDMNPKYLRNPGKDCSGRRNPIYVSRVLSAMVNCNDDKGVLWGKWSGGYEGGVSPMLWRGSVEILRNWDTQACQPVRYGQCWVFAAVACSISRALGIPCRVVTNYLSAHDTNSNLVIERYVNENGEPIQSKEMIWNYHCWVENWMTRPDLKPDFHGWQAYDPTPQEKSEGVFCCGPIPVRAIKEGELTFKYDAPFVFAEVNADVITFIKKKDGSTSKVSSNALVGQKISTKSVGSDAREDITHLYKYPEGSAEEREAFKKADHQNKLLQQQQDQGLHLNIKVTSDMRKGCDFDVFAVVTNNTQSEKKCRLLFGSCALSYNGFMGGNCGFKDLLNVELSPGGERKVPLRLNYSKYGGQVTEDNLIRLAALLLDYTTGDTTLAVRNIVLDNPEIKVRILGEPKENRKLAAEITLHNPLPDTLENCCFSIEGANLTGGGIITERLGSPVGPGEDAKVKIYFTPTHSGLRKLVVDFDSNKLCHVKGYRNVIIGK, encoded by the exons CTCTGGACATCGATCGCTGGAACTTGGAGTGCGAGTTCAACAACACTGACCATCGCACCAATCTCAATGGCATTGACCGTCTCATTGTGAGGAGAGGCCAGCCTTTCTCAATCAGCCTGTACCTTCGCTCTGGAAGCTACCAGCCAGGAGTCAGCTCACTTGATTGTGTTGCAGAAACAG GTCCTCAACCCTCTGAACAGTATGGCACCAGGGCCTCTTTCGGTCTGTCTGCCAGCATTGACACTTCCCGCTGGAGTGCTGCTGTCGCCAGTCCACCCGGAGACATGGTGGCCCTGTTGATCTGCTCTGCACCAGATGCACCTATAGGTCGCTACACCCTGACCCTGGGGCACTCTGCGAGGATCGAGTTCATCCTGCTCTTCAATCCCTGGTGTCCAG GTGATGCAGTATACATGGACAACGAGCAGAATTTGGCAGAGTATGTCTTAGCTCAGGATGGGATCATCTTTCGAGGAGCCTACAAACATCCCATACCTACTCCTTGGAATTTTGGACAG TTTGAAAGTGGAATCCTGGATGTCTGTCTGAAGATTCTTGATATGAATCCTAAATATCTGAGAAATCCTGGCAAGGACTGCTCAGGGAGAAGAAATCCCATTTACGTGTCCAGAGTGCTGAGTGCTATG GTGAATTGTAATGATGACAAAGGGGTGTTGTGGGGAAAATGGTCAGGCGGCTACGAAGGAGGCGTCAGCCCCATGTTATGGAGGGGAAGTGTGGAAATCCTGCGCAACTGGGACACACAAGCCTGTCAGCCTGTTCGCTATGGACAGTGCTGGGTGTTTGCTGCAGTGGCCTGCTCAA TTTCCAGGGCCCTGGGCATCCCCTGCCGAGTTGTGACCAACTATCTGTCTGCACACGACACCAACAGCAACCTGGTGATTGAACGCTATGTCAATGAAAATGGAGAACCCATTCAATCCAAAGAAATGATCTG GAACTATCACTGCTGGGTAGAGAACTGGATGACTAGACCTGACCTTAAACCTGACTTTCATGGTTGGCAGGCCTATGACCCCACGCCTCAGGAGAAGAGTgaag GAGTGTTCTGCTGTGGCCCTATCCCTGTCAGAGCCATTAAGGAAGGTGAGCTCACGTTCAAGTACGATGCCCCCTTTGTCTTTGCTGAGGTCAATGCTGATGTGATCACATTCATAAAGAAGAAGGATGGCAGTACATCGAAAGTTTCTTCCAACGCACTTGTTGGCCAGAAGATCAGCACCAAGAGTGTGGGCAGTGATGCCAGAGAGGACATCACTCATCTCTACAAATACCCTGAAG GATCTGCTGAAGAGCGGGAGGCTTTTAAGAAAGCTGACCACCAAAACAAGctgctccagcagcagcaggatcAAGGCCTGCACCTCAATATCAAGGTGACATCAGATATGAGGAAGGGCTGTGACTTTGATGTGTTTGCTGTGGTTACTAACAACACACAAAGTGAGAAGAAGTGCCGCCTGTTGTTTGGATCCTGCGCGTTGTCCTATAATGGGTTTATGGGAGGGAACTGCGGCTTCAAAGATCTACTCAATGTTGAGCTTTCCCCTGGGGGAG AGAGGAAAGTTCCACTAAGGCTGAACTACTCCAAATACGGTGGTCAGGTCACTGAGGACAACTTAATCCGTCTGGCAGCTCTACTGCTGGACTATACCACCGGAGATACAACGCTGGCAGTGAGAAATATTGTACTGGACAACCCTGAAATCAAAGTCAGG ATCCTGGGAGAACCAAAGGAGAATCGGAAGCTGGCTGCAGAAATCACCCTTCATAACCCTCTGCCAGATACGCTGGAGAACTGCTGCTTCAGCATCGAAGGGGCCAACCTGACAGGGGGAGGCATCATTACTGAGAG GCTGGGATCCCCAGTGGGACCTGGGGAAGATGCCAAGGTGAAAATCTACTTCACACCCACCCATTCTGGACTGAGAAAGCTGGTGGTTGACTTTGACAGTAACAAGCTGTGTCACGTCAAGGGCTACAGAAACGTGATTATTGGAAAATAA